In the genome of Populus trichocarpa isolate Nisqually-1 chromosome 6, P.trichocarpa_v4.1, whole genome shotgun sequence, one region contains:
- the LOC18100506 gene encoding protein YIP4b: protein MSHNSDTIPLHASSQSDIDEIENLINSSIQSSPSTVLPARPPSPPRIPVSSSPFIQSNLPPPPAQAQLPTLQKPPSAVPSAPLPPLPPSTGNSAGGNIAATGFGSLPNTLTEPVWDTIKRDLSRIVSNLKLVVFPNPYREDPGKALRDWDLWGPFFFIVFLGLTLSWSASVKKSEVFAVAFALLAAGAVILTLNVLLLGGHIIFFQSLSLLGYCLVPLDIGAFICMLKDNVIIKVIVVFVTLAWSSWAAYPFMSSAVNPRRKALALYPVFLMYVSVGFLIIAID from the exons atgtcgcACAACAGCGACACGATCCCTCTCCACGCATCTTCCCAATCAGATATCGACGAGATCGAGAACCTAATCAACTCCTCCATCCAATCCAGTCCTTCAACAGTCCTACCCGCCCGTCCACCAAGCCCGCCCCGAATACCCGTATCCTCATCTCCATTCATCCAATCAAATCTTCCTCCACCTCCAGCTCAAGCACAGCTCCCCACTCTTCAAAAACCGCCATCTGCTGTCCCCTCCGCCCCTCTACCTCCTCTGCCACCTAGCACTGGTAACTCTGCCGGTGGTAATATTGCTGCTACTGGGTTCGGGTCCCTTCCGAATACGTTGACGGAGCCAGTTTGGGATACGATAAAAAGAGATCTGTCTAGGATTGTGAGTAATTTGAAGCTGGTTGTGTTTCCAAACCCGTATCGTGAAGATCCGGGTAAGGCCTTGAGAGACTGGGATTTGTGGGGTCCCTTTTTCTTTATCGTCTTCTTAGGACTCACTCTTTCTTGGTCCGCTTCTGTTAAAAAG TCTGAGGTTTTTGCTGTTGCATTTGCACTGCTCGCAGCTGGTGCTGTAATCTTGACACTGAATGTTCTGCTGCTG GGTGGACACATAATTTTCTTCCAAAGTCTGAGCCTCCTGGGTTACTGTCTCGTTCCTCTAGACATTGGAGCTTTCATCTGCATGTTGAAGGACAATGTAATAATAAAAGTGATTGTGGTATTTGTGACACTGGCTTGGAGCTCGTGGGCTGCCTATCCTTTCATGAGTTCAGCTGTAAACCCAAGAAGAAAGGCACTTGCACTATACCCTGTATTTCTCATGTATGTATCAGTTGGTTTTCTCATCATCGCCATTGATTAA
- the LOC18100508 gene encoding mitochondrial outer membrane protein porin 4: MGSKPAPFSDIGKRAKDLLTKDYNYDHKFTLSILSSTGMAFTATGLKKDEVFVGDINTLYKSKNTVVDVKVDTYSNVSTKVTVNDILPSTKAAFSFKIPDHKSGKLDVQYFHHHAAIESSIGLNPNPLLDFSAAIGSSNLSLGGEVGFDTASSSFIKYNAGIGLNKPDFSAALLLTDKGQTLKASYVHSVNPFHSVAAEMTHRFSSLENSFTIGSSHAVDPFTVVKTRFSDNGKAAMLYQHEWRPKSLITFSAEYDSKATHAANPKYGIALALKP, from the exons ATGGGCAGCAAACCAGCTCCATTTTCAGATATTGGCAAAAGAGCCAAAG ATCTTCTGACCAAAGATTACAACTATGATCACAAGTTTACCCTGTCAATTCTGAGTTCTACTGGAATG GCCTTTACAGCTACAGGTTTGAAGAAGGATGAAGTTTTTGTTGGTGATATAAATACATTGTACAAGAGCAAAAATACTGTTGTGGATGTGAAAGTTGATACCTATTCTAAC GTGTCTACCAAAGTGACTGTCAATGACATTTTACCCAGCACTAAAGCAGCATTTAGTTTCAAAATACCTGATCACAAGTCTGGCAAG CTGGATGTGCAATACTTTCATCATCATGCAGCCATCGAGTCCAGCATTGGCCTCAATCCAAATCCTCTTTTGGATTTCTCAGCTGCAATTGGAAGCAGTAATCTTAGTTTGGGCGGTGAAGTTGGATTTGATACAGCTTCCTCTTCGTTTATCAAGTATAATGCTGGGATTGGCTTGAACAAGCCAGATTTCTCTGCTGCACTTTTACT GACGGACAAAGGACAAACTCTCAAGGCATCTTATGTTCATTCAGTGAATCCCTTCCATTCAGTTGCTGCTGAAATGACTCACAGGTTTTCCTCCCTTGAAAACAGTTTTACCATTGGAAGTTCTCATGCAGTGGATCCATTTACAGTGGTAAAAACGCGATTCTCTGATAATGGCAAGGCTGCAATGCTATACCAACATGAATGGAGACCCAAGTCGCTGATAACCTTTTCGGCTGAGTATGACTCGAAGGCCACCCATGCAGCAAACCCAAAGTATGGTATTGCTCTCGCTCTGAAGCCATGA